The following proteins are encoded in a genomic region of Vigna radiata var. radiata cultivar VC1973A unplaced genomic scaffold, Vradiata_ver6 scaffold_51, whole genome shotgun sequence:
- the LOC106780686 gene encoding E3 ubiquitin-protein ligase RZF1 isoform X1, whose amino-acid sequence MTLLKLYTWCRSIVKVCSERESMSSGTTYWCYTCRQPIWLEWRDAICPYCDGGFVQELYELLRAVSRQQGFSSQREDFHHVPDIMDAVRHVMEQRGSEPRVGVRDGVDNFMRQRMAGSYTNFDVRRRFGNTPLPDQTWGVYTSGPYLIFHGQPPGFTVSNNSGSRSGSGHVDFGHYFLGPRLEGLIEQHITNDRLGPPPASRSSIDAMPTIKITNEHLQSDSHCAVCKERFELSSEARKMPCSHIYHSDCIVPWLVQHNSCPVCRVELPSQGHSSSRSSRIRGGRNGSDSGSGTDNISRRRGNREMTSGRRNLLSYLWPFRTSSSNT is encoded by the coding sequence ATGACCCTTCTGAAGCTCTATACTTGGTGCAGAAGCATAGTGAAAGTTTGTAGTGAAAGAGAAAGCATGTCAAGTGGAACGACATACTGGTGTTATACATGCAGGCAGCCAATCTGGCTTGAATGGAGAGATGCAATTTGCCCTTACTGCGATGGAGGCTTTGTGCAAGAACTTTACGAGCTGCTGCGAGCAGTTTCAAGgcaacaagggttttcatcacAAAGGGAAGATTTTCATCACGTCCCTGACATTATGGATGCTGTAAGACATGTTATGGAGCAAAGAGGTTCCGAGCCAAGAGTTGGAGTTAGAGATGGTGTTGACAATTTCATGAGGCAGAGAATGGCTGGAAGCTACACAAACTTTGATGTCAGAAGGAGGTTTGGCAACACCCCTCTTCCTGATCAGACTTGGGGGGTCTATACCTCTGGTCCTTATCTCATATTTCATGGTCAACCTCCAGGGTTCACTGTCTCTAACAACAGTGGCTCAAGAAGTGGTTCTGGGCATGTTGATTTTGGTCACTACTTTCTTGGTCCTAGACTTGAAGGACTCATTGAGCAGCACATAACAAATGACCGGCTTGGTCCACCTCCTGCATCACGCTCTTCTATTGATGCAATGCCAACAATTAAGATCACAAATGAACACCTCCAATCTGATTCTCACTGTGCAGTTTGTAAGGAAAGGTTTGAACTGAGTTCTGAGGCCAGGAAAATGCCATGTAGCCACATTTACCACTCAGACTGCATTGTTCCATGGTTGGTCCAGCACAATTCCTGTCCAGTTTGCCGTGTTGAGCTGCCATCTCAAGGACACTCCAGTTCCCGAAGTAGTCGAATTAGGGGAGGAAGGAATGGTAGTGACAGTGGCAGTGGCACTGACAATATCTCAAGGAGAAGAGGAAACAGAGAGATGACCAGTGGAAGGAGGAATCTGCTATCATATTTGTGGCCATTTCGAACTTCTAGTTCAAATACTTGA
- the LOC106780686 gene encoding E3 ubiquitin-protein ligase RZF1 isoform X2: MSSGTTYWCYTCRQPIWLEWRDAICPYCDGGFVQELYELLRAVSRQQGFSSQREDFHHVPDIMDAVRHVMEQRGSEPRVGVRDGVDNFMRQRMAGSYTNFDVRRRFGNTPLPDQTWGVYTSGPYLIFHGQPPGFTVSNNSGSRSGSGHVDFGHYFLGPRLEGLIEQHITNDRLGPPPASRSSIDAMPTIKITNEHLQSDSHCAVCKERFELSSEARKMPCSHIYHSDCIVPWLVQHNSCPVCRVELPSQGHSSSRSSRIRGGRNGSDSGSGTDNISRRRGNREMTSGRRNLLSYLWPFRTSSSNT; the protein is encoded by the coding sequence ATGTCAAGTGGAACGACATACTGGTGTTATACATGCAGGCAGCCAATCTGGCTTGAATGGAGAGATGCAATTTGCCCTTACTGCGATGGAGGCTTTGTGCAAGAACTTTACGAGCTGCTGCGAGCAGTTTCAAGgcaacaagggttttcatcacAAAGGGAAGATTTTCATCACGTCCCTGACATTATGGATGCTGTAAGACATGTTATGGAGCAAAGAGGTTCCGAGCCAAGAGTTGGAGTTAGAGATGGTGTTGACAATTTCATGAGGCAGAGAATGGCTGGAAGCTACACAAACTTTGATGTCAGAAGGAGGTTTGGCAACACCCCTCTTCCTGATCAGACTTGGGGGGTCTATACCTCTGGTCCTTATCTCATATTTCATGGTCAACCTCCAGGGTTCACTGTCTCTAACAACAGTGGCTCAAGAAGTGGTTCTGGGCATGTTGATTTTGGTCACTACTTTCTTGGTCCTAGACTTGAAGGACTCATTGAGCAGCACATAACAAATGACCGGCTTGGTCCACCTCCTGCATCACGCTCTTCTATTGATGCAATGCCAACAATTAAGATCACAAATGAACACCTCCAATCTGATTCTCACTGTGCAGTTTGTAAGGAAAGGTTTGAACTGAGTTCTGAGGCCAGGAAAATGCCATGTAGCCACATTTACCACTCAGACTGCATTGTTCCATGGTTGGTCCAGCACAATTCCTGTCCAGTTTGCCGTGTTGAGCTGCCATCTCAAGGACACTCCAGTTCCCGAAGTAGTCGAATTAGGGGAGGAAGGAATGGTAGTGACAGTGGCAGTGGCACTGACAATATCTCAAGGAGAAGAGGAAACAGAGAGATGACCAGTGGAAGGAGGAATCTGCTATCATATTTGTGGCCATTTCGAACTTCTAGTTCAAATACTTGA